A genomic region of Aeropyrum pernix K1 contains the following coding sequences:
- a CDS encoding HpcH/HpaI aldolase/citrate lyase family protein — MWRSMLYVPGVDERKIRKSTRVEADAVILDLEDSVPQGRKDEARSIVERLLRELEWSGDVCVRVNTPASRDGIRDLDAVSRWDRVSCLLVPKAEARLDTVYKATGRSVVAIVETARGLLRVEEVASSEGLVALNWGPADLAASLGASVEPLDSGVYTPILRLLIASAARSYGLEPVDKVYFRVRELEGLRRECLEAKAIGFSGKTVIHPSHVPIVNEAFTPSREEVERARRVVEAYEEAVRKGLGAVAVEDELVDAVHYRLALNLLRRASRYVPRR; from the coding sequence ATGTGGAGGAGCATGCTCTACGTCCCAGGGGTTGACGAGAGGAAGATCAGAAAGTCGACAAGAGTTGAGGCCGACGCTGTGATCCTGGATCTTGAAGACTCCGTGCCGCAAGGTAGGAAAGATGAGGCTAGGAGTATTGTTGAGAGGCTGTTAAGAGAGCTGGAGTGGAGCGGGGACGTCTGCGTGAGGGTCAACACCCCCGCCAGCCGGGATGGTATTCGGGACCTCGATGCTGTTTCACGCTGGGACAGAGTCTCATGTCTTCTCGTCCCCAAGGCTGAGGCTAGGCTTGACACCGTGTATAAGGCCACGGGAAGGAGTGTGGTCGCTATAGTGGAGACAGCCCGGGGGTTGCTTAGGGTTGAAGAGGTTGCTTCAAGCGAGGGGCTGGTAGCTCTCAACTGGGGCCCGGCAGACCTAGCTGCTAGTCTGGGAGCGAGCGTTGAGCCCCTAGACTCGGGCGTCTACACCCCTATTCTAAGGCTCCTGATAGCCTCAGCGGCGAGGTCCTACGGCCTGGAGCCTGTCGACAAGGTTTACTTTAGGGTGAGAGAGCTGGAGGGGCTTAGGAGGGAGTGCCTCGAGGCCAAGGCTATAGGCTTCAGCGGTAAGACCGTTATACACCCAAGCCACGTCCCCATAGTTAACGAGGCGTTCACGCCGTCGAGAGAGGAGGTTGAGAGGGCTAGGAGGGTCGTGGAGGCTTATGAGGAGGCCGTACGGAAGGGCCTGGGAGCGGTTGCTGTGGAGGATGAGCTTGTGGATGCTGTCCACTATAGGCTGGCATTGAACCTGCTGCGGAGGGCGTCGAGATACGTGCCTAGAAGGTAG
- the tsaA gene encoding tRNA (N6-threonylcarbamoyladenosine(37)-N6)-methyltransferase TrmO, which produces MEIVLRPIGFVSHGLPDSTVRENIGGVEGFIEVLPEYAPGLDGLAGFSHIIVIAYLHKSKGRALRVRPRGLLRLGFRLEDLPEVGVFATDSPSRPNPLALTIARLLDIEGRRLRVSGLDLYDGTPVLDIKPYTPSRRVEDLSLPSWYKELLEEASRRDPRVREV; this is translated from the coding sequence GTGGAGATAGTTTTGAGGCCTATAGGCTTCGTGAGCCACGGCCTTCCCGACTCAACTGTAAGGGAGAACATCGGCGGTGTTGAGGGTTTTATTGAGGTCCTCCCGGAGTATGCTCCCGGTTTGGATGGGCTAGCGGGCTTCTCACACATCATAGTCATAGCATACCTCCACAAGTCTAAAGGCCGGGCACTAAGGGTAAGGCCTAGGGGGCTCCTCAGGCTTGGATTCAGGCTTGAGGACCTCCCCGAGGTTGGAGTGTTCGCCACCGACTCCCCCTCAAGGCCCAACCCCCTGGCGCTGACGATAGCTCGGCTCCTCGATATAGAGGGCCGGAGGCTCAGGGTCTCGGGCCTGGACCTGTACGACGGCACTCCAGTCCTCGATATAAAGCCCTACACGCCTTCCAGGCGAGTCGAGGACCTCAGCCTCCCCAGCTGGTATAAGGAGCTCCTGGAAGAGGCGTCTAGGAGGGATCCCCGTGTGAGGGAGGTGTAG
- a CDS encoding M55 family metallopeptidase, which translates to MGARFFVSVDAEGMPYSPSRVMMMPRDPLYGELRRIMTRVTNIVVEEVFASGAEGVVVADSHGSMVNLDPFEIDDRVELVRGFPRPLAMVYGARGCAAALFIGYHGSPQSGGVLGHTYAGRIVQRVRVHGSEAATEYLLNTYALGEMGVPVVLVAGDSVLEDEVRRHTPWAVFVPLKKPASSLADVTPPWQRVEKSLRSAVREAVAARSLERAEPLKPAEPWIEVELKRPWHADVAELFPCVERLDGVTVRLSCSSFVDNYKLLEGIVIASYSLER; encoded by the coding sequence TTGGGCGCAAGGTTCTTTGTGTCCGTGGATGCGGAGGGAATGCCCTACAGCCCCAGCAGGGTCATGATGATGCCGCGGGACCCCCTCTATGGGGAGCTTAGGAGGATAATGACTAGGGTGACTAACATAGTGGTTGAGGAGGTCTTCGCCTCAGGCGCCGAGGGCGTGGTTGTAGCCGACAGCCACGGCTCCATGGTTAACCTCGACCCCTTCGAGATCGACGATAGGGTGGAGCTTGTAAGGGGGTTCCCACGTCCCCTAGCCATGGTGTACGGAGCGAGGGGGTGTGCTGCCGCCCTCTTCATAGGATACCACGGGAGCCCCCAGTCAGGGGGAGTCCTGGGGCACACGTACGCTGGTAGGATAGTCCAAAGAGTCAGGGTCCATGGGAGCGAGGCAGCCACGGAATACCTTCTTAACACCTATGCCCTCGGAGAGATGGGTGTTCCCGTCGTGCTGGTGGCCGGCGACTCTGTTCTTGAGGACGAGGTGAGGCGGCACACGCCCTGGGCCGTGTTCGTCCCCCTCAAAAAACCCGCTTCCTCCCTGGCCGACGTGACGCCCCCGTGGCAGAGGGTTGAGAAGAGCCTCAGGAGCGCCGTCAGAGAGGCGGTAGCCGCCCGCTCCCTAGAGAGGGCGGAGCCCCTGAAGCCTGCTGAGCCGTGGATAGAGGTTGAGCTCAAGAGACCCTGGCACGCTGATGTAGCGGAGCTGTTCCCATGCGTCGAGAGGCTCGACGGCGTTACCGTGAGGCTGTCATGCAGCAGCTTCGTAGACAACTATAAGCTGCTGGAGGGTATCGTCATAGCATCATACTCTCTGGAGCGCTAG
- the speB gene encoding agmatinase, with amino-acid sequence MLFGIPRSGRPNLALLGVAWDGSSSYRRGAAAAPPALREATSSKLYNSYSEDLVNLAGKWSYIDLGDVTARSYREVVSAVEEKVASLRGGRLFIFLGGDHSITYATLRALRSFYRGRLGLVYLDAHPDLYDEYEGDRYSHACTLRRIVEEGFVDPRDVILAGVRAATPSQLDFAEKAGITVLGVEEAEDLAAYLKEGMPYYISYDLDVLDPAYAPGVGNPEPGGLSTREMVRIIKSLPEDVLAFDVVEASPPHDPSGLTLFTAAKIIRETLARARPPGWGEV; translated from the coding sequence CTGCTCTTCGGCATCCCGAGATCCGGTAGGCCCAACCTCGCCCTGCTTGGAGTTGCCTGGGACGGCTCTTCCAGCTATAGGAGGGGGGCGGCAGCGGCGCCCCCCGCCCTACGGGAGGCCACATCATCAAAGCTGTATAACAGCTACTCGGAGGACCTCGTCAACCTGGCTGGTAAATGGAGTTACATCGACTTGGGTGACGTGACGGCAAGGAGCTATAGGGAGGTGGTGAGTGCTGTTGAGGAGAAGGTCGCCTCTCTCCGGGGAGGCAGGCTCTTCATATTCCTGGGTGGAGACCACTCCATAACATATGCCACTCTCAGGGCCCTAAGGTCTTTTTATAGGGGTAGGCTGGGCCTGGTATATCTCGACGCCCATCCTGACCTTTACGACGAGTACGAGGGCGACAGGTATAGCCATGCCTGCACGCTGAGGAGGATAGTGGAGGAGGGGTTCGTCGATCCGCGAGACGTTATTCTCGCAGGCGTGAGGGCGGCAACCCCCAGCCAGCTGGACTTCGCCGAAAAGGCAGGTATAACCGTCCTAGGCGTTGAGGAGGCTGAGGACCTGGCGGCTTATTTGAAAGAGGGCATGCCGTACTACATCTCCTACGATCTTGACGTGCTCGATCCTGCCTACGCGCCAGGTGTGGGCAACCCCGAGCCCGGCGGTCTATCTACCAGGGAGATGGTGAGGATTATTAAAAGCCTTCCAGAGGATGTGCTGGCGTTCGACGTTGTCGAAGCATCACCGCCCCACGACCCCTCGGGGCTGACTCTCTTCACCGCGGCGAAAATAATAAGGGAGACTCTGGCGAGAGCCCGCCCTCCCGGCTGGGGAGAGGTGTGA
- the glmM gene encoding phosphoglucosamine mutase: MSRRRLFGTDGVRGVIGSELTPEFVLRLARAIGAYFGRGSRILVGRDTRSGGELFEGLVAAGLAFEGVEVHLAGTLPTPALQLYVRDHGYDAGVMVTASHNPPEYNGIKVVGGDGVEVPRDVEEGIEALFWEGKFSTVEWRSVAGQPKRVHDAVDYYVNRVVENVSAFTQRGGGERVVVDCGGGATSFTTVEILKRLGARPIPLSCKPDPLFSSRDPEPTPDTLGPAASLVRSSGAVFGVGHDADGDRAIVIDDRGRVVWGDRSGALLAGFVAEVGLAKGPLKVYTGVSSSIVVEDYLRPRGIEVVWTPVGAPIIARAILTQGGIAAFEENGGYMHPPHQYVRDGGMKAALLLAMLRATGESLSSLLDRLPSYHPIKTKIPASREEALCAVEAVKQEFQGERMVTIDGVKVIGEGYWVLVRPSGTEPVVRIMLEARSEEEARALFERVLRAVKEKCGIPSGGRT; this comes from the coding sequence TTGTCGAGGAGGAGGCTTTTCGGGACTGATGGCGTGAGGGGCGTTATAGGGTCGGAGCTGACTCCCGAGTTCGTCCTCAGGCTTGCCAGGGCCATTGGGGCTTACTTTGGCAGGGGTAGTAGGATTCTCGTTGGCAGGGATACCAGGTCTGGAGGGGAGCTTTTCGAGGGTCTTGTGGCTGCTGGCCTTGCTTTCGAGGGCGTGGAGGTCCACCTCGCCGGCACCCTGCCTACCCCAGCTCTGCAGCTTTATGTTAGGGATCACGGCTACGATGCCGGTGTTATGGTGACTGCAAGCCACAACCCTCCGGAGTATAATGGGATAAAGGTTGTGGGTGGTGATGGTGTTGAGGTTCCTAGGGATGTAGAGGAGGGCATTGAGGCTCTATTCTGGGAGGGCAAGTTTTCGACTGTCGAGTGGAGGAGCGTCGCTGGCCAGCCCAAACGCGTCCACGACGCCGTCGACTATTATGTTAACAGGGTGGTTGAAAACGTTTCAGCCTTCACCCAGCGCGGCGGCGGGGAGAGGGTTGTCGTGGACTGCGGCGGCGGGGCAACTAGCTTCACAACAGTCGAGATACTAAAGAGGCTGGGGGCCAGGCCTATACCCCTCAGCTGCAAGCCCGACCCCCTGTTCTCCTCCAGGGATCCGGAGCCGACTCCCGATACTCTGGGGCCAGCGGCTAGTCTGGTGAGGTCCTCGGGTGCAGTATTTGGCGTGGGCCATGATGCTGATGGGGATAGGGCTATTGTAATCGATGATAGAGGCCGGGTCGTGTGGGGCGATAGGAGCGGCGCCCTCCTGGCAGGGTTTGTCGCCGAGGTGGGGCTGGCGAAGGGCCCGCTCAAGGTCTACACAGGCGTGTCTAGCAGCATAGTTGTGGAAGACTATCTACGCCCCCGCGGCATAGAGGTTGTTTGGACACCCGTTGGAGCCCCCATAATAGCCAGGGCTATACTGACCCAGGGGGGTATAGCAGCCTTTGAGGAGAACGGCGGCTACATGCACCCACCGCACCAGTATGTTAGGGACGGGGGGATGAAGGCGGCCCTCCTATTGGCTATGCTGAGGGCGACGGGGGAGAGCTTGTCCTCACTCCTGGATAGACTCCCCAGCTACCACCCGATAAAAACAAAGATACCGGCGTCTAGGGAGGAGGCGCTATGTGCCGTGGAGGCTGTCAAGCAGGAGTTCCAGGGCGAGAGGATGGTCACCATCGACGGTGTGAAAGTCATAGGCGAGGGGTACTGGGTTCTCGTAAGGCCCAGCGGCACGGAGCCCGTTGTAAGGATAATGTTGGAGGCCAGGAGCGAGGAGGAGGCTAGGGCGTTGTTCGAGAGGGTGCTTAGGGCTGTCAAGGAAAAGTGCGGCATACCCTCCGGCGGCAGGACCTAG
- a CDS encoding type 1 glutamine amidotransferase domain-containing protein, translated as MPRALIISADGFEDVELLYPYYRLVEAGFETLVAAPSRGEIKGKMGYKVEAKLSFEEVKPEEFDVLVIPGGRAPERVRLHEAALNIVRHFFEKNKPVATICHGPQVLISAGVVKGRRLTSYWGVKDDVIAAGGNWVDEPVVVDGNLVSSRYPPDIPYWMREFMRLLEARGLLAPTPVPKA; from the coding sequence ATGCCCCGGGCACTCATTATATCGGCTGACGGTTTTGAGGATGTGGAACTCCTATACCCTTACTACAGGCTCGTAGAGGCTGGCTTCGAGACCCTGGTGGCGGCTCCCAGTAGGGGAGAGATTAAGGGCAAGATGGGCTATAAAGTCGAGGCGAAGCTATCGTTCGAAGAAGTCAAGCCAGAGGAGTTCGACGTCCTCGTTATACCCGGCGGCAGGGCTCCCGAGAGGGTGAGGCTGCATGAGGCTGCTCTCAACATTGTGCGCCACTTCTTCGAGAAGAACAAGCCCGTGGCTACGATTTGCCACGGACCCCAGGTTCTGATAAGCGCTGGCGTTGTCAAGGGGAGAAGGCTGACGAGCTACTGGGGCGTTAAGGACGATGTCATAGCCGCAGGTGGTAACTGGGTGGACGAGCCTGTTGTTGTTGACGGCAACCTAGTGAGCTCTAGGTACCCGCCGGACATACCCTACTGGATGAGAGAGTTCATGCGACTCCTGGAAGCCAGAGGACTCCTGGCACCCACACCCGTGCCCAAGGCGTAA
- a CDS encoding indolepyruvate ferredoxin oxidoreductase subunit alpha, translating into MSSLANFVRVAIDQDTCISCGACIEVCPYDALEFDENMKARLIWEKCQDDFSCIESCPVNCIYKVEEAPEELKTEKAGWYRLGRELNEEEKKAFEEWRQKYGVKVDPVQA; encoded by the coding sequence ATGAGCAGCTTAGCTAATTTCGTCAGGGTGGCGATCGACCAGGACACTTGCATAAGCTGTGGAGCATGTATAGAGGTATGTCCCTACGACGCTCTTGAGTTCGACGAGAACATGAAGGCCAGGCTAATATGGGAGAAGTGCCAGGACGATTTCAGCTGTATAGAGAGCTGTCCGGTGAACTGCATCTACAAGGTTGAAGAGGCGCCTGAAGAGCTGAAGACAGAGAAAGCTGGCTGGTACAGGCTGGGCAGAGAGCTGAACGAGGAGGAGAAGAAGGCTTTCGAGGAGTGGAGGCAGAAGTACGGGGTGAAGGTGGACCCCGTACAGGCCTAG
- a CDS encoding ATP-dependent DNA helicase, with protein sequence MSGGSIVFPYGSWRKGQRELAEEVRRSVSEGELLLASAPTGFGKTAAVIYGLLSAGAERVLYLVRTVNEIDPVVRELKRFGARFTFLFSARRMCPLMTAEGSLPSVEDFWGNCRIARAKGVCSYYEELSRLDEAEVAQYVRSRPVISAYRLAWDIAKFKGACPFFALKGLVEDSQFIVATYPYLFKEDIFRSFLEPYDYGDFVAVVDEAHSLLNIHSLHEYRVSQRDLDLALKEVREYASSARDFIAWLESVLKKASRLKVSRITLLDKQPFLEGLDDLSVVEDVVETIRARKAEEALSLSGPSGIGRVKTMASRIYSWLSVLVRDDSYLFAEKDEGGVLWLIATPLDPSRVVKEPLEKVKAAVLLSGTMPSTKLYMEVLGVSRSFKFVDVNLMYGARGFGRFFTIVAADVTTAYRSRGDSMYRLIASRIAMADRLLPGLKLAVYPSYEVMYRVVERLPADVETIVETRGISLDEVEAKILARDPGEKIIINAVAGGKLVEGVEFVDYEGRNLLSTVIVVGVPFPQPDDYTRKHLEVMASRIGVSNARKLVYLVNPMIKVRQALGRGIRGPEDRALYILMDYRYLRRDLKEVLGMPYHRVVKGAEDFEEAVKAARSRVFGG encoded by the coding sequence TTGTCCGGCGGGAGCATCGTCTTCCCCTATGGCAGTTGGAGGAAGGGGCAGAGGGAGCTGGCGGAGGAGGTTAGGAGGTCTGTATCTGAAGGTGAGCTACTTCTGGCGAGCGCCCCCACGGGGTTCGGCAAGACCGCTGCGGTCATATACGGCCTCCTGTCGGCGGGTGCTGAGAGGGTTCTCTATCTTGTCCGGACTGTCAACGAGATTGACCCTGTGGTGAGGGAGCTGAAGAGGTTTGGGGCTAGGTTTACTTTCTTGTTTAGTGCTAGGCGTATGTGCCCTCTTATGACGGCTGAGGGCTCGCTGCCGTCTGTCGAGGATTTTTGGGGTAACTGTAGGATAGCCAGGGCTAAAGGCGTGTGCAGCTATTACGAGGAGCTGTCTAGGCTGGACGAGGCTGAGGTTGCCCAGTATGTGAGGAGCCGTCCTGTGATAAGCGCTTACAGGCTGGCATGGGATATTGCGAAGTTCAAGGGCGCCTGCCCCTTCTTCGCGTTGAAGGGGCTCGTTGAGGATAGCCAGTTCATTGTGGCGACTTACCCCTACCTCTTCAAGGAAGACATCTTCAGATCTTTCCTCGAGCCCTACGACTATGGAGACTTCGTGGCTGTTGTGGACGAGGCCCACAGTCTCCTCAACATACACAGCCTCCATGAATACAGGGTGTCTCAGAGGGACTTGGATCTTGCTCTCAAAGAGGTTAGGGAGTATGCCTCCTCGGCGAGGGATTTCATCGCGTGGCTCGAGAGCGTCTTGAAAAAGGCCTCACGCTTGAAAGTATCGAGGATAACCCTTCTGGATAAGCAGCCCTTCCTGGAGGGGCTTGACGATCTCTCTGTAGTGGAGGATGTAGTCGAGACTATAAGGGCCAGGAAGGCTGAGGAGGCGTTGTCTCTCTCAGGCCCCTCGGGTATTGGGAGGGTTAAAACGATGGCCTCCAGGATATACTCCTGGCTCTCTGTCCTGGTGAGGGACGACTCGTACCTCTTCGCCGAGAAGGACGAGGGCGGGGTGCTATGGCTTATAGCTACGCCTCTCGACCCCTCCAGGGTTGTCAAGGAGCCGCTCGAGAAGGTGAAGGCTGCCGTCCTCCTGAGTGGAACCATGCCGTCTACCAAACTGTACATGGAGGTCCTGGGGGTCTCAAGGAGCTTCAAGTTTGTCGACGTCAATCTTATGTACGGCGCCCGGGGCTTCGGAAGGTTCTTCACGATAGTCGCGGCTGACGTTACGACTGCATACAGGTCTCGGGGGGATTCTATGTATAGGCTTATCGCCTCAAGGATAGCAATGGCTGATAGGCTGCTACCCGGCCTCAAGCTTGCAGTGTACCCGAGCTACGAGGTCATGTACAGGGTTGTTGAGAGGCTGCCAGCGGATGTGGAGACTATAGTTGAGACTAGGGGCATCAGCCTGGACGAGGTCGAGGCGAAAATCCTCGCTAGAGATCCTGGGGAGAAGATTATCATAAACGCTGTGGCTGGCGGCAAGCTTGTGGAGGGCGTTGAGTTCGTGGACTATGAGGGGAGGAACCTGCTCTCGACTGTTATCGTGGTGGGCGTCCCGTTCCCGCAGCCTGATGACTACACTAGGAAGCACTTGGAGGTTATGGCGTCCAGGATTGGGGTTTCCAACGCTAGGAAGCTGGTGTACCTTGTTAATCCGATGATAAAGGTTAGACAGGCTCTTGGGAGGGGTATTAGAGGGCCCGAGGACAGGGCTCTCTACATACTAATGGACTATAGATACTTGAGGAGAGATCTAAAGGAGGTCCTGGGAATGCCCTACCACCGTGTTGTCAAGGGTGCCGAGGACTTCGAGGAGGCTGTAAAAGCTGCCAGATCTAGGGTTTTCGGCGGCTAG
- a CDS encoding DUF5518 domain-containing protein: protein MLAVVVGAILHLILLFILPVIGNILAGAVAGVIAGGLSRGAIAGLASGAIASLAASALFFLGALALSWIPPLAFIAGLAGVLVMIVLLILLGLTGLIGGLIGGALREALD from the coding sequence TTGCTGGCGGTCGTTGTGGGCGCTATCCTACACCTCATACTACTCTTCATCCTTCCGGTTATAGGCAACATTTTAGCGGGGGCTGTTGCAGGAGTGATAGCCGGAGGGCTCAGCCGAGGGGCTATAGCGGGCCTCGCATCAGGAGCGATAGCCTCCCTAGCTGCATCCGCCCTCTTCTTCCTCGGCGCCCTCGCCCTTTCCTGGATACCCCCATTAGCCTTCATAGCCGGCCTAGCCGGTGTCCTCGTCATGATAGTACTCCTCATACTCCTAGGCCTCACTGGCCTAATAGGAGGGCTTATCGGAGGGGCCTTAAGAGAGGCGCTTGACTAG
- a CDS encoding RuvB-like helicase — protein sequence MSGEIRAEVVRGFGASRHSHITGLGLDADGRARKIGGGLVGQEEAREAAGVIVEMVREGRLGGRGILIVGPPGTGKTALAIAIARELGEDTPFVALNAGELFRGDSGKLEMLLQAFRKAIGVRVRERREVVEGVVTSISVSKRRTPFSPYPVIAGARITLETKDESRTFTVGPEVAEQLVALGVRRGDVIVIDLETGVVRVVGRGKGRGQSFDIDVVREVELPEGPVRKVKEFVRTLTLHDIDASIAAQRVAFTGLLSMFEAERGVTSEDRKKTDELVKKWVGEGKAEIVAGVIFIDDAHLLDMESFSFLSKAMESDLAPIIVLATNRGVAKIRGTDIESPHGIPRDLLDRLLIITTRPYTRDEIKEIIRIRADEEEVLLSENALERLADIGSEKSLRYAIQLLEPAMIVAKRRGSRRVEAEHVEEAERLFADIKRSIQLVEKYRDLMM from the coding sequence GTGAGCGGGGAGATCAGGGCCGAGGTTGTCAGGGGATTTGGGGCCAGCAGGCATAGCCACATAACCGGGCTTGGCCTAGACGCCGATGGCAGGGCCAGGAAAATAGGAGGGGGGCTGGTGGGCCAGGAGGAGGCTAGGGAGGCTGCAGGCGTTATAGTGGAGATGGTGAGGGAGGGTAGGCTTGGCGGCCGGGGAATACTGATAGTGGGGCCCCCGGGCACAGGTAAGACTGCCCTGGCTATAGCTATAGCGAGGGAGCTGGGGGAGGACACCCCATTCGTTGCCCTCAACGCAGGAGAGCTTTTCAGGGGCGACTCTGGAAAGCTGGAGATGCTTCTCCAGGCTTTCAGAAAGGCTATTGGAGTTAGGGTTAGGGAGCGTAGGGAGGTTGTCGAGGGCGTTGTCACTAGCATATCAGTATCAAAGCGGAGGACGCCCTTCAGCCCCTACCCGGTGATAGCTGGCGCCAGGATAACCCTGGAGACGAAGGACGAGTCGAGAACCTTTACAGTGGGGCCAGAGGTGGCGGAGCAGCTTGTAGCCCTTGGAGTTAGGAGGGGTGACGTTATCGTGATCGACCTCGAGACCGGGGTGGTTAGAGTAGTCGGTAGAGGCAAGGGAAGGGGCCAGAGCTTCGATATTGACGTGGTTAGGGAGGTTGAGCTTCCGGAGGGGCCTGTTCGCAAGGTTAAAGAGTTTGTTAGAACGCTAACGCTACACGATATAGACGCTAGCATAGCTGCTCAGAGGGTGGCGTTCACTGGCCTCCTGAGTATGTTCGAGGCCGAGAGGGGGGTCACCTCTGAGGATAGGAAGAAGACTGATGAGCTTGTTAAAAAGTGGGTTGGCGAGGGTAAGGCTGAGATAGTTGCTGGCGTAATATTCATCGACGACGCCCACCTACTCGACATGGAGTCCTTCTCGTTCCTATCGAAAGCCATGGAGAGCGATCTGGCACCCATAATTGTACTGGCCACAAACAGAGGGGTCGCCAAGATAAGGGGCACTGACATAGAGAGCCCCCACGGCATACCCAGAGACCTACTAGACAGACTACTCATAATAACGACAAGGCCGTATACACGGGACGAGATTAAGGAGATAATCAGGATAAGGGCGGACGAGGAGGAGGTACTGCTGAGTGAGAACGCCCTCGAGAGGCTAGCAGACATAGGCTCCGAGAAAAGCCTGAGATATGCAATCCAGCTACTAGAGCCAGCGATGATAGTCGCCAAGAGGAGAGGCTCTAGGCGGGTTGAGGCAGAGCATGTCGAGGAGGCTGAAAGGCTCTTCGCCGACATCAAGCGCAGTATACAGCTAGTAGAGAAGTACAGGGACCTAATGATGTAA
- a CDS encoding MBL fold metallo-hydrolase: MPSGEKPFSVVNVWIPIQSLGSVNVTVFKKDAGEVDLVDAGMYSARSVHDLLAKIKSRIRGKIRDVDKIVITHFHVDHMSGAAILREVFEPTVFIGIGELELPLRSGSPDVFVDNILTLYREHGVPEPVLESIRRSHPVFRTVLAYRAFSSLDLKPIYPGDILRLGEASYRALPAPGHTPGHIVLESLDGTHAIVGDTLLERITPSVILYDEEHDPLGSYLRTLEMLAQKKYLVAYPGHGNPIISPAERARELIEHHRRRLSEVLELLKRRGSATAYEVAVGMRWRTRYTSWEEYPPVEKFFAIGEALAHLKRLYEEMKVEVIERGGVKRFRIL; the protein is encoded by the coding sequence TTGCCCAGTGGTGAAAAACCCTTCTCTGTGGTAAACGTCTGGATACCGATACAAAGCCTCGGCTCTGTTAACGTCACAGTGTTCAAGAAGGACGCTGGGGAGGTTGATCTGGTTGATGCGGGCATGTACTCAGCCAGGAGTGTCCACGATCTTCTAGCAAAGATTAAGAGCAGGATTCGGGGTAAGATTAGGGATGTGGACAAGATAGTTATCACCCATTTCCACGTTGACCACATGAGTGGAGCGGCGATTCTAAGGGAGGTATTCGAGCCTACCGTATTCATAGGTATAGGAGAGCTTGAGCTCCCCCTACGCAGCGGATCACCCGACGTGTTCGTCGACAATATCCTCACCCTCTACAGGGAGCACGGTGTTCCCGAGCCGGTTTTGGAGTCTATTAGGAGGTCGCATCCTGTGTTCAGGACTGTGCTGGCGTACAGGGCGTTCTCGTCTCTAGACCTCAAACCCATATACCCAGGGGACATTCTGAGGCTTGGTGAGGCGTCTTATAGGGCGTTACCAGCCCCCGGTCACACCCCGGGCCACATTGTGCTCGAGTCCCTCGATGGGACCCACGCTATAGTGGGCGACACACTCTTGGAGAGGATAACCCCCTCGGTTATACTGTACGATGAGGAGCACGACCCGCTGGGCAGCTACCTTAGAACCCTGGAAATGCTGGCTCAGAAGAAATATCTCGTAGCATACCCGGGCCATGGAAACCCGATTATAAGCCCTGCCGAGCGTGCGCGGGAGTTGATAGAGCATCACAGGAGAAGGCTGAGCGAGGTCCTCGAGCTTCTAAAGAGGAGGGGCAGCGCGACTGCTTACGAGGTTGCCGTGGGCATGAGATGGAGAACAAGGTATACCAGCTGGGAAGAGTACCCGCCTGTTGAGAAGTTCTTCGCCATAGGGGAGGCACTGGCTCACCTTAAGAGGCTTTACGAGGAGATGAAGGTGGAGGTTATTGAGAGGGGCGGCGTGAAGAGGTTTAGAATATTATAG
- the dcd gene encoding dCTP deaminase, producing MILSDRDIRALLAIGDLVVEPLSGDTVRENGLDLRLGRGFCRFKRSDRVLDPRAPGSPGEFYECGEGDEIIVGPGEHMLLHTQEYIRLPGYVAGLVNLRSTWARTGIYIPATVVDAGFEGQLTIEVVGSGFPVKLYPGDRFLHLVLVKLQSPAMNPYRGRYQGQRGVRLPKLFAKNTG from the coding sequence TTGATACTTAGCGATAGGGATATCAGGGCGCTCCTCGCCATTGGGGATCTCGTTGTGGAGCCTCTCTCCGGGGATACTGTTAGGGAGAACGGGCTCGACCTCAGGCTCGGCAGAGGGTTCTGCAGGTTCAAGCGGTCTGATAGGGTGTTGGACCCTAGGGCTCCTGGGAGTCCCGGCGAGTTCTACGAATGCGGTGAGGGCGACGAGATTATAGTCGGGCCGGGGGAGCACATGCTCCTCCACACCCAAGAGTACATCAGGCTCCCGGGCTACGTGGCAGGCCTGGTGAACCTCAGGAGCACCTGGGCGAGGACGGGCATCTACATCCCCGCCACCGTTGTGGACGCCGGGTTCGAGGGCCAGCTAACCATAGAGGTGGTGGGCTCCGGGTTCCCAGTCAAACTCTACCCCGGGGACAGGTTCCTACACCTGGTCCTGGTGAAGCTGCAGAGCCCCGCCATGAACCCCTACAGGGGCAGATACCAGGGCCAGAGGGGCGTGAGGCTGCCTAAGCTCTTCGCGAAAAATACCGGCTAA